The following proteins come from a genomic window of Heyndrickxia acidicola:
- a CDS encoding ArsR/SmtB family transcription factor, protein MFQKKEGNIPKPSEIKNINEETLFMVTQTFKALSDTTRIRILYLLSQKECSVNEIAECLGLHQSTVSHQLSFLKNLRLVKFRRSGSTVYYSHDDKHILDLMRQAINHSCHV, encoded by the coding sequence ATGTTTCAAAAAAAAGAAGGAAATATTCCAAAACCAAGTGAAATTAAAAATATAAATGAAGAGACTCTTTTTATGGTAACTCAAACCTTTAAAGCTTTATCTGACACTACTAGAATTAGAATTTTGTATTTATTGTCACAAAAAGAGTGCTCAGTAAATGAGATTGCTGAATGTTTGGGACTTCATCAGTCTACCGTTTCCCATCAATTAAGTTTTTTAAAAAACCTTCGTCTTGTTAAATTCAGAAGATCAGGCTCTACTGTTTACTATAGTCACGATGACAAACATATTCTTGATCTTATGAGACAAGCCATAAATCATTCTTGCCATGTATAA
- a CDS encoding cation diffusion facilitator family transporter, with protein MSEKHHHHDHDHGDVFHSHAPAGKMKLAFFLTLIILIVEVAGGFFSHSLALLSDAGHVLTDIASIGLSWFALHQSQKPASEEFTYGYHRSGILAAFINSMALIIIAVIILIEAIARFQHPQPVESTWMFISASVGLALNLYLGLGLSKEDNINVKSAVLHMIGDAIASAGVILGGVIILFTGWYMLDPILSVLISFLISFGAWRIVKQTVCILMEGKPKGIRIDEVIRNICSVKGVLTVHDLHIWSITSDKNALSCHVVVNDQVNFQESQIILREIEHCLQHQGIGHVTIQMENEDHPHDETEICSTTTHEHHHH; from the coding sequence ATGTCAGAAAAACATCATCATCATGATCATGATCACGGAGACGTATTTCACTCACATGCCCCTGCTGGAAAAATGAAATTGGCATTTTTTCTAACGCTTATAATATTAATAGTTGAAGTGGCGGGAGGTTTTTTTTCGCATAGTCTTGCCTTGCTTTCAGATGCCGGCCACGTCCTGACAGATATTGCGTCAATCGGATTGTCATGGTTTGCACTGCATCAGTCACAGAAGCCGGCTTCCGAGGAATTTACTTATGGCTATCATCGCTCCGGGATATTGGCTGCTTTTATTAATTCCATGGCATTGATTATAATTGCAGTCATAATTCTGATAGAAGCTATCGCACGCTTCCAACATCCGCAGCCAGTTGAAAGTACATGGATGTTTATAAGTGCTTCCGTTGGACTGGCACTCAATCTTTATTTAGGTCTTGGTTTAAGTAAAGAAGATAATATTAATGTCAAAAGCGCGGTACTTCATATGATTGGGGATGCCATTGCTTCAGCAGGGGTGATCCTAGGCGGTGTTATCATCTTGTTTACCGGCTGGTATATGCTGGATCCGATTCTTAGTGTGCTTATATCTTTTCTAATCTCTTTTGGTGCATGGAGAATTGTTAAGCAAACAGTATGTATATTAATGGAAGGGAAGCCGAAAGGTATCCGCATAGATGAAGTCATAAGGAATATTTGTTCGGTGAAGGGTGTTCTTACGGTACATGATTTGCATATTTGGAGTATAACCAGCGATAAAAATGCTTTATCCTGTCATGTGGTCGTAAATGATCAGGTAAACTTTCAAGAAAGCCAGATCATCTTGCGTGAAATAGAGCATTGTCTGCAGCATCAAGGAATTGGCCATGTGACCATCCAAATGGAAAATGAAGATCATCCACATGACGAAACCGAAATTTGTTCCACAACAACTCATGAACATCATCACCATTAA
- a CDS encoding APC family permease, with the protein MDNNNMRRDIKTFALTMTGLGSIIGSGWLFGAWRAAEVAGPAALIAWVLGTFIILFIGLTYAELGTMFPEAGGMVRYAHFSHGSLAGYISGWANWIAIVSVIPVEAEASAQYMSSWPFAWAHSLYNGTQLSAAGLLIAAILVIIYFILNYFTVQLFARVNTAITIFKFIIPGCTILGLVIAGFHSGNFTQYHGGFMPHGWAGILTAIATSGIVFAFNGFQSPINLAGEARNPQRSIPIAVIGSILMAGVIYVLLQLAFIGAVKPSMVSNGWDNIQLKSPFADLAMAWGLNWLALLLFADAFISPSGTGMTYTATTARMIYGMERNGYFPKVFGFVNPKVGVPRAAMWLNLVVSFIFLFLFRGWGSLASVISVATLISYVTGPISVMVFRRYSNEAVHRPFKIKGMQIIAPLAFIMASLIYYWAQWPLTGKVTLIMVIGLPIYFYYQAKSNWEGFSKDLKSGLWLIIYLLYMAFISWIGSSKFHGINIIPYGWDFVVIIISALIFYTWGVRSGYLTKDLEDGYQMKQSKTDVH; encoded by the coding sequence ATGGACAATAACAACATGAGAAGAGATATTAAAACCTTTGCCTTAACAATGACTGGACTTGGTTCTATTATTGGTTCCGGTTGGTTATTTGGAGCATGGAGAGCAGCTGAAGTTGCCGGTCCCGCTGCTTTAATCGCTTGGGTTTTAGGAACATTCATCATTCTATTCATCGGACTAACGTATGCTGAATTAGGAACGATGTTTCCAGAAGCAGGCGGAATGGTTCGATATGCACATTTTTCACACGGCTCTCTTGCCGGCTACATCTCGGGTTGGGCCAACTGGATTGCTATCGTTTCAGTAATTCCCGTTGAAGCCGAAGCCTCTGCTCAGTATATGAGTTCGTGGCCATTTGCATGGGCACACTCATTGTATAACGGTACACAGTTATCCGCGGCAGGACTTTTAATTGCAGCCATCTTAGTTATTATCTATTTCATTCTCAACTATTTTACAGTACAACTATTTGCACGTGTTAACACGGCCATTACGATCTTTAAATTTATTATTCCAGGATGCACTATTCTTGGCTTGGTAATTGCTGGTTTCCACAGCGGCAACTTTACCCAGTATCACGGCGGCTTTATGCCTCACGGATGGGCTGGTATCCTAACGGCCATTGCCACTTCCGGAATTGTGTTTGCCTTTAATGGCTTCCAAAGCCCCATTAACCTGGCCGGTGAAGCAAGGAACCCTCAGCGCTCCATTCCGATAGCCGTTATCGGATCCATCCTGATGGCTGGGGTTATTTACGTACTATTGCAGCTGGCGTTCATTGGTGCAGTAAAGCCTTCTATGGTTTCAAATGGATGGGATAACATTCAATTAAAATCACCTTTTGCCGACCTTGCTATGGCATGGGGATTGAACTGGCTCGCTCTTTTACTTTTTGCTGATGCTTTTATATCACCATCAGGTACTGGAATGACCTACACTGCGACAACCGCCAGAATGATTTATGGAATGGAGCGGAATGGATATTTCCCAAAAGTTTTTGGGTTTGTTAATCCAAAAGTCGGAGTGCCCCGTGCAGCAATGTGGTTAAACCTTGTGGTATCCTTTATCTTTTTATTCCTATTTAGAGGATGGGGATCACTCGCTTCCGTTATTTCTGTCGCTACGTTAATTTCGTATGTAACAGGGCCAATTTCTGTTATGGTCTTTAGACGCTATAGTAATGAGGCCGTCCACCGTCCGTTTAAGATTAAAGGCATGCAAATTATCGCACCCCTCGCCTTTATCATGGCATCACTCATTTATTATTGGGCACAGTGGCCTTTAACTGGAAAAGTTACGTTAATCATGGTTATCGGCTTGCCTATCTATTTTTATTATCAAGCTAAATCCAACTGGGAAGGATTTAGTAAAGATTTAAAATCTGGTTTATGGTTAATTATCTATTTACTTTACATGGCGTTTATTTCTTGGATCGGCAGTTCCAAATTTCATGGGATAAATATCATTCCATACGGATGGGATTTTGTCGTTATTATCATTTCGGCTTTAATTTTTTACACTTGGGGTGTCCGCAGCGGCTACCTGACGAAGGATTTAGAAGATGGCTATCAAATGAAACAAAGTAAAACTGACGTTCATTAA
- a CDS encoding GNAT family N-acetyltransferase: MDMIREAEAADKQQIYNLYKMLVPNSKKMNVLEEQIDFIRRDPKNFLFVYDENGEIFGTLTLNICLQALHGLRPYGVVENIIVHENHRNKKIGHKLLRYVEKYCKSIDCHRIMLLSNSMRLQAHQFFEREGYNGSVSKGFKKYL, encoded by the coding sequence ATGGATATGATACGCGAAGCAGAAGCAGCGGATAAACAACAAATTTACAATTTATATAAAATGCTGGTACCGAACAGTAAGAAGATGAATGTTCTTGAAGAACAAATTGATTTTATTAGAAGGGACCCCAAAAATTTCTTATTTGTTTACGATGAAAATGGAGAAATTTTTGGGACACTTACACTTAATATATGTTTGCAGGCTTTGCACGGATTAAGACCTTATGGAGTAGTCGAAAACATTATTGTGCATGAGAATCATCGAAATAAGAAAATTGGTCACAAACTTTTACGATATGTTGAGAAATATTGCAAATCAATAGATTGCCACAGGATTATGCTATTGAGTAATTCGATGCGTCTCCAAGCACATCAGTTCTTTGAGAGAGAAGGATATAACGGTTCGGTTAGCAAGGGATTTAAAAAATATTTATAA
- a CDS encoding TetR family transcriptional regulator, with translation MAPKISEEEKGRRRSHIVQSAKNVFIRKGYEASSMQDIVDETKMSRGWVYLYFANKEEIMKAILIENEMETEQMVENLLASRHSVWEGLKAMLTAIEQELLEGSDNLDMVFYEYFLGGLRNKERHLFLEGRYDRQHRFIMDFLQQGVLNNEFSPLAEIEVIVKMITSYFEGIMLHTRAAGPDQVRVREQMELFKTVLKNILQVQDSKGEY, from the coding sequence GTGGCACCTAAGATATCAGAGGAAGAAAAAGGAAGACGTCGTTCACACATAGTCCAGTCCGCCAAAAATGTCTTTATTCGAAAGGGCTACGAAGCGTCCTCTATGCAGGATATAGTCGATGAAACAAAAATGAGCCGGGGATGGGTTTATCTTTATTTTGCGAACAAAGAGGAAATTATGAAAGCCATCTTAATCGAGAATGAAATGGAAACAGAGCAAATGGTTGAAAATCTTTTGGCAAGCCGCCATTCTGTTTGGGAAGGGCTGAAAGCCATGCTTACTGCCATAGAACAGGAACTTCTGGAAGGTTCAGATAATCTGGATATGGTGTTTTACGAATACTTTCTCGGTGGTTTAAGAAATAAAGAGCGCCACTTGTTTTTAGAAGGGCGCTATGACAGGCAGCACCGATTTATCATGGACTTTTTACAGCAAGGAGTTTTAAATAATGAATTTAGCCCGTTGGCTGAAATTGAAGTCATTGTAAAAATGATTACTTCTTATTTTGAGGGAATCATGCTTCATACAAGGGCAGCAGGTCCCGATCAAGTGAGAGTTCGAGAGCAGATGGAGCTTTTTAAAACAGTATTAAAAAATATACTTCAGGTTCAGGATTCGAAAGGGGAATATTAG
- a CDS encoding IDEAL domain-containing protein, with the protein MENNETLKLKIGDWVKGRSVEGELFQGYIEKLDFFQGHAKVKVTECDNKTTIGKSINVLDHWIKKIPAAKDKTLEQLLPLIDLALKTNDEEWFMELSNCYNTQLNQLDFNRTK; encoded by the coding sequence ATGGAAAACAATGAAACGTTAAAATTAAAAATAGGTGACTGGGTTAAAGGAAGGTCCGTGGAAGGAGAGCTTTTTCAAGGATATATTGAAAAATTAGATTTTTTCCAGGGACACGCAAAAGTAAAAGTGACAGAATGTGATAATAAAACAACGATAGGAAAATCTATTAATGTTTTAGATCACTGGATAAAAAAAATACCCGCAGCAAAGGACAAGACCTTGGAACAGCTCCTTCCTCTAATAGATCTTGCACTAAAAACAAACGATGAAGAATGGTTTATGGAATTGTCTAACTGCTATAATACTCAATTAAACCAATTAGATTTTAATCGCACCAAGTAG
- a CDS encoding VanZ family protein, translating into MKKTILLSQVFSQVIYSIMLPFLMRLALFLNPIAIAVVWGFWTGMTLFAVCLLNGVQLHIPRWSIKGVIILYSVCLLILLFFRPANEHYHEWNLIPFKTILFYLSQRVEFLVAFYNLAANIVLFIPNGICILLLTKKRSFFRLAVLPAACISLIEVLQLLTHRGSLDIDDLILNTVGIEIGYWLYPVFKKVIVITPVKSFNQQA; encoded by the coding sequence ATGAAAAAAACAATACTGCTTTCTCAGGTTTTTTCTCAGGTTATTTACTCCATCATGCTTCCTTTTCTTATGAGGTTAGCTCTTTTTCTAAATCCTATTGCCATTGCAGTCGTGTGGGGGTTCTGGACTGGAATGACCTTATTTGCCGTATGCCTATTGAATGGCGTTCAGCTTCATATACCTAGGTGGTCAATTAAAGGAGTAATCATTTTATATTCTGTATGTCTGCTAATCTTACTTTTTTTCAGACCTGCCAATGAGCATTATCATGAGTGGAACCTTATTCCTTTTAAAACTATTCTATTTTACTTATCGCAAAGAGTGGAATTTTTGGTGGCTTTTTATAATCTTGCTGCGAATATTGTCTTATTTATACCAAATGGAATTTGTATTTTACTGCTGACTAAGAAACGAAGTTTTTTCAGACTGGCAGTTTTGCCAGCGGCCTGTATCTCCCTTATTGAGGTTTTGCAGCTTTTGACGCATCGTGGAAGCCTCGATATTGATGATTTAATATTAAATACAGTTGGAATAGAGATTGGATATTGGTTATACCCGGTTTTTAAAAAAGTAATTGTTATTACTCCCGTTAAATCTTTTAATCAGCAGGCGTGA
- a CDS encoding STAS domain-containing protein: MNSVNSVSAYIIEHASSLAVEIVEYNIAKLEFEVQDSVKHNIIHFQTEFIQFLGEAITYENDQMVADGFHKWYRKYEQQGAPPEKVSSIVAPYADVRLFFNKRITAICEQYSLTLAEASLILQRLNYMLDIGLTKSIVAYEEYTIMEDQKRQKEIIRLSSAIVPVKEDVAVLPLIGSIDHEKAEYLIHTAIPKISGMGIHCLIIDFSGIKNLDPEISQYIFKIYKMLVLLGISVIFTGIRPDIASNAVKNGIHFASVKTYSNVKEAIKHMEIKRTNEQ; the protein is encoded by the coding sequence ATGAATTCTGTAAATAGTGTGTCTGCTTATATTATTGAACATGCGTCCTCTTTAGCTGTTGAAATTGTAGAATATAATATTGCTAAACTGGAGTTTGAAGTGCAAGACTCTGTGAAACATAATATCATTCATTTTCAGACTGAGTTCATTCAATTTCTAGGGGAGGCCATCACCTATGAGAATGACCAGATGGTTGCGGATGGTTTTCATAAATGGTACCGAAAATATGAGCAGCAGGGTGCACCTCCGGAAAAGGTTTCCAGTATTGTTGCTCCCTATGCGGATGTTCGCTTGTTCTTTAATAAACGGATCACTGCTATCTGCGAGCAGTACTCCCTGACACTTGCTGAAGCCTCTTTGATCCTTCAGCGGCTTAATTATATGCTCGATATAGGGCTTACGAAGTCTATCGTAGCATATGAAGAATATACAATTATGGAAGACCAAAAAAGACAAAAAGAAATTATTCGATTATCATCTGCCATAGTACCGGTTAAAGAAGATGTTGCCGTCCTTCCGCTAATTGGATCAATTGACCATGAAAAAGCAGAGTATCTCATTCATACGGCTATACCAAAAATTAGCGGGATGGGAATTCATTGTCTTATTATCGATTTTTCAGGAATAAAAAATTTAGATCCGGAGATTTCACAATACATTTTTAAAATTTATAAAATGCTTGTTTTACTTGGGATTTCCGTTATTTTTACCGGTATCCGCCCTGATATAGCCAGCAATGCTGTTAAAAATGGTATTCACTTCGCTTCTGTAAAAACCTATTCAAATGTGAAAGAAGCTATAAAACATATGGAAATAAAAAGGACAAACGAACAATGA
- a CDS encoding Rrf2 family transcriptional regulator, which yields MNSEFTIAVHILVYLSYLPDHMASSKTIARNVSTNAARIRKIMSILRHNGYIKTKEGIGGGYILNCDPDEVTLAEIYLSVSIGTLKPNWCSGDPEQTCPLSSNIQHVMDGIFNETETYLCRYLEKITVSSVLKRLFS from the coding sequence TTGAATAGTGAATTTACAATAGCCGTTCATATTCTTGTTTATTTATCTTATTTGCCAGATCATATGGCAAGCAGTAAAACAATAGCAAGGAATGTTTCTACAAATGCTGCGAGAATCCGTAAGATTATGAGTATTTTACGACATAATGGTTATATAAAAACGAAAGAAGGAATTGGCGGTGGATATATTCTTAATTGTGACCCAGATGAGGTTACTCTTGCAGAAATCTATCTCAGCGTTTCGATAGGTACCCTCAAACCTAATTGGTGTTCAGGAGATCCTGAACAAACATGTCCTCTTTCGTCGAATATTCAGCATGTAATGGATGGTATCTTTAATGAAACAGAAACTTATTTATGCAGATATCTTGAAAAAATAACCGTCAGCAGTGTTTTGAAAAGGCTTTTCTCGTAA
- a CDS encoding NAD(P)H-dependent oxidoreductase, translating into MKDTLIKQQVLDAFHFRHATKKFDPARKITDEDFEYILEAGRLSPSSVGFEPWKFLVVQNKELRGKLKEVSWGAQGQLPTASHFVIILAQKNARYDSPDVIDHLKNVKKMPDEVIQKISGRYRSFQEVDMKLFESSRAMFDWSSKQTYIALANMMTAAALIGIDSCPIEGFDYDAVNRILAENGLLEDGKLEASVMAAFGYRGEEPHREKTRKELKQVVQWV; encoded by the coding sequence ATGAAAGATACACTGATAAAACAACAGGTTTTAGATGCATTTCACTTTAGACACGCAACAAAAAAATTTGACCCAGCCAGGAAAATAACGGATGAGGATTTCGAATATATTTTAGAGGCTGGAAGGCTGTCACCCAGCTCTGTTGGATTTGAACCGTGGAAATTCTTAGTCGTTCAAAACAAGGAGTTAAGGGGAAAATTAAAAGAAGTTTCATGGGGAGCGCAAGGCCAGCTGCCAACAGCAAGCCATTTTGTTATTATTTTGGCCCAAAAGAATGCGAGGTATGATTCTCCAGATGTGATTGATCACTTGAAAAATGTAAAAAAGATGCCCGATGAAGTGATTCAAAAAATTTCCGGAAGATACAGAAGTTTTCAAGAGGTGGATATGAAATTATTTGAGAGCAGCCGTGCAATGTTTGACTGGTCTTCCAAACAAACTTACATTGCGCTTGCGAATATGATGACGGCTGCTGCTTTAATCGGAATTGACTCCTGTCCGATAGAAGGATTTGATTATGATGCTGTCAATCGGATTCTTGCTGAGAATGGCCTTCTTGAGGATGGAAAGCTGGAAGCTTCGGTAATGGCAGCCTTTGGCTATAGAGGTGAGGAACCGCACAGAGAAAAAACAAGAAAAGAACTAAAACAAGTGGTACAGTGGGTATAA
- a CDS encoding MFS transporter has product MKLFKNKIFRKLFFASIASQLGSMVGTVAFTFYLLDLFGKKPFLATLAELMYSLPILFVFFLVGVIADRMDRKKITVNTDWIRAALTLILLIAVYEKILWLAFVILFIRSTVSKFFAPAEMSLLQGILDKGMYMQASGLNQTVMGMFMLFGMGIGALSYHYIGITGSVLADGISFILSGLLIGSCAISLEARLPNGKVHFKVLNFSTILKDFKEGLVYILSFKLLKSIIAGFLIFGLINGGFSVLPLFTMKYKLAPAQYQQFSSLFSICMGIGYLLGSAVASRLIQKFKVHRVFIAGIFFSGAVTFTLGMLDNVWFYFSSVVLLGIILAPLNTALSGWMTELVDPKFMGRVSGWIDPLMMLSYSISLGIIAVIFPVFVKVETIYYAIGILMAVVGCYYLIVLPAQVKERGLAGIEQTKSAKATIESL; this is encoded by the coding sequence GTGAAACTCTTTAAAAATAAGATTTTCAGAAAATTGTTTTTTGCTTCAATTGCTTCGCAGCTTGGATCAATGGTGGGAACGGTTGCATTCACCTTTTATCTTCTCGACCTTTTCGGCAAAAAGCCTTTTTTGGCTACACTGGCAGAATTAATGTATTCACTGCCCATTTTATTTGTATTTTTTTTAGTCGGTGTTATAGCTGACAGAATGGATAGGAAAAAGATAACGGTCAATACCGACTGGATTCGGGCAGCACTGACGTTAATTTTGTTAATTGCCGTTTATGAGAAAATTCTATGGCTTGCATTTGTGATTCTGTTTATTCGCAGTACTGTTTCAAAGTTTTTTGCTCCTGCAGAAATGAGTCTCCTTCAAGGGATTCTTGATAAAGGCATGTATATGCAGGCATCTGGTTTAAATCAGACAGTTATGGGGATGTTCATGTTATTTGGAATGGGAATTGGAGCCCTTTCCTATCACTATATTGGGATTACAGGCTCCGTTTTGGCAGATGGAATCAGTTTTATACTATCTGGTTTGCTGATTGGAAGCTGTGCAATATCCCTTGAAGCCAGACTGCCTAACGGAAAAGTACACTTTAAAGTATTAAACTTCTCAACCATATTAAAAGATTTTAAGGAAGGTCTTGTTTATATTCTCAGTTTTAAACTATTAAAATCAATTATCGCTGGTTTCCTCATTTTTGGGCTGATCAACGGAGGATTTTCTGTACTTCCGCTTTTTACCATGAAATATAAGCTGGCGCCGGCACAATATCAACAGTTCTCATCGCTGTTTTCAATTTGTATGGGGATAGGATATCTCCTCGGAAGTGCAGTTGCAAGCCGGCTTATACAGAAATTTAAGGTTCATCGTGTGTTCATAGCCGGAATTTTTTTCAGCGGTGCCGTTACCTTTACTTTGGGAATGCTTGACAACGTTTGGTTTTATTTCTCCAGCGTCGTATTGCTTGGTATCATTTTAGCTCCTTTAAATACGGCGTTATCAGGCTGGATGACAGAACTGGTGGATCCTAAATTTATGGGGAGAGTTTCCGGTTGGATTGATCCCTTAATGATGCTTTCTTATTCCATTTCCCTTGGGATTATAGCCGTTATTTTCCCTGTCTTTGTTAAAGTGGAAACCATTTATTATGCAATTGGGATTTTGATGGCAGTGGTTGGCTGCTACTATCTAATTGTTTTGCCAGCTCAGGTAAAAGAGAGGGGCTTGGCTGGAATTGAGCAAACTAAATCAGCAAAAGCAACTATTGAATCTCTGTAA
- a CDS encoding STAS domain-containing protein yields MREELKYIGEKIISNKLLLAKSIAVLQNELFVKDANSLIGEHEASVLEWHAELISYLGEYLVQPEPAANEKVVLWARESARSAIEIHLPLTLSLRSLSFYRTVIWDVFTEELEQRKFAPITMLDVSKILDPIMDEVSAIIGQVYDEHSQKMMKLAYTALEELSIPVVPVSKDTGIIPIIGEIDTRRSHLLMKSALQESVRLGFQYLILDISGVTIIDTMVADHVLKVIEALNLIGVKTCISGIRPEIAQTIVSLGIDLSNLQTFANLHTALASIGIKKNK; encoded by the coding sequence ATGAGAGAAGAACTGAAGTATATTGGAGAAAAAATTATTTCAAATAAGCTTTTATTAGCCAAAAGCATAGCAGTTTTACAAAATGAATTATTCGTAAAAGATGCCAACAGTCTGATAGGAGAACATGAAGCATCTGTTTTAGAATGGCATGCGGAGCTGATTTCTTATTTAGGTGAATATCTGGTTCAGCCGGAACCTGCTGCAAATGAGAAAGTTGTTTTATGGGCAAGGGAATCGGCGAGGTCGGCTATTGAAATACATTTACCTTTAACCTTATCTTTACGCTCCCTTTCTTTTTATCGCACCGTGATTTGGGATGTTTTCACAGAGGAGCTTGAGCAAAGAAAGTTTGCACCGATTACCATGCTTGATGTCAGTAAAATCTTGGATCCGATTATGGATGAAGTGAGCGCGATTATAGGGCAGGTATATGATGAGCATAGTCAGAAAATGATGAAGCTGGCCTATACTGCTTTAGAAGAATTGTCTATTCCAGTGGTTCCTGTTTCAAAGGACACAGGGATTATTCCTATTATTGGTGAAATTGATACCAGACGTTCACATCTGCTTATGAAATCAGCCCTCCAGGAATCAGTCCGTTTAGGTTTCCAATATCTAATCCTAGATATTTCTGGTGTAACGATTATTGATACAATGGTGGCAGACCATGTGCTTAAAGTAATAGAAGCACTAAACTTAATAGGAGTAAAAACCTGTATTAGCGGAATAAGGCCCGAGATTGCCCAAACCATTGTGTCATTAGGTATTGACTTGTCTAACCTTCAAACCTTTGCCAACTTGCATACTGCACTGGCTAGTATTGGAATAAAAAAGAATAAATAG
- a CDS encoding ABC transporter substrate-binding protein produces MKKILFFTAAALLLVLGGCGVNNAESGAGSHKMQKVTLMLDWYPNAVHSFLYTAQEKGYFKQQGLDVNIEMPADTNDPLKLVAANQVDMALSYQPEVVIARSQNIPVQSFGAIVRHPLNYLMVPENSTIQSPKDLEGKTVGYPSIPLDEAIIHSMVQFAGGNPDKVKMIDVGFNLIPTMATKKADALIGGYINHEKLLLDKEGHPMRTFNPAKYGVPDYYELVLVASEKSLKEKPDVYKKFMAAIREGQAYVQKHPKEGLSILLKHEDQSSPLDKEVETKSLQILLPLMDAKNKPFGYQDASSWNKVEKWLYNEKVIQTHVNAKSAYKNF; encoded by the coding sequence ATGAAAAAAATTCTCTTTTTTACAGCAGCAGCATTATTACTGGTTTTAGGCGGATGCGGTGTGAATAATGCAGAATCAGGAGCTGGTTCACATAAAATGCAAAAGGTTACTCTTATGCTGGATTGGTATCCGAATGCTGTACATTCATTTCTTTATACAGCACAGGAAAAAGGCTATTTTAAACAGCAGGGCTTAGATGTGAATATTGAAATGCCAGCAGATACGAATGATCCGCTTAAATTGGTTGCTGCTAATCAAGTGGACATGGCTCTAAGCTATCAGCCGGAAGTGGTGATTGCCCGCAGCCAAAATATCCCTGTCCAATCCTTTGGTGCAATTGTCCGCCATCCATTGAATTATTTGATGGTCCCTGAAAACAGCACCATTCAATCGCCTAAGGATCTTGAAGGGAAAACGGTTGGGTATCCATCTATTCCGCTGGATGAAGCAATCATTCATTCGATGGTTCAATTTGCTGGGGGAAATCCAGATAAAGTAAAGATGATCGATGTAGGATTTAATTTAATTCCAACAATGGCAACAAAAAAAGCCGATGCACTTATTGGAGGCTATATCAACCATGAAAAGCTGCTACTTGATAAAGAAGGGCACCCTATGCGTACTTTTAACCCCGCAAAATACGGCGTTCCTGATTACTATGAATTAGTCCTGGTTGCAAGTGAAAAATCATTAAAAGAAAAGCCTGACGTATATAAGAAATTCATGGCCGCTATTAGGGAAGGACAGGCATATGTCCAAAAGCACCCTAAAGAAGGACTTTCAATCCTATTAAAGCATGAAGATCAATCATCACCATTGGATAAAGAGGTAGAGACAAAAAGCTTGCAAATTCTTTTGCCTTTGATGGATGCTAAGAACAAGCCATTCGGATATCAAGATGCAAGCTCCTGGAATAAAGTTGAAAAATGGCTCTATAATGAAAAAGTGATTCAAACGCATGTAAATGCCAAATCTGCTTATAAAAACTTTTAA